The DNA sequence AATGATATCCTTGAGACTCAGTTAAGTCAGCTGCAGGAGGTACCTGGTTCCAGTTGTTCTCAAGGAGAAGAGGTTGCTCGTCTAACCAAAGAGAATGTTGAGCTCAGAAAATAAGTGGAGGACCTCAAAGAGAGACTGATCAACGAGCAAATTTCAGCAAATGCTCAAATGGATTTAGTCCTCCAAGCCCTTTCTATGCCATCTCCTTCCAATGCTCCCTAAACAGCGTCTCTTCAGTGTCCAGTCTTTAGTGATCAGTCTATTCCCTCAGTGTCAGTTTATTTTTATGATGTTTGTGGTGTTTTTTTGGTTGTTCAAAACTGTGGATGGTGGTAGTAACATTGACTCTGCTCCTATTGAAAAATTCAAATTAATGTTAATGCAAGCTTTTCCCTTTTTGCTAACTATGCCTTGTCTATATGCTCTGTTTTTAGTCATATTGTGTGcacacaagtggcatgagttaactcgagctagacttctttttgctATATACTTGTTGctcttctttttatgatgccaaaagggggaagctTAATGTGCATAATTGATAATGTGCATAATTGATTAATGAGCACTGATTAAGGGGGAATACAGACTCAGGGGAAAACTTAAGACTTTTCTGGTTCACGTTCTGGTTCTGTGCGTTTTCTTTGGGatcttcaattataagtttgtcatcatcaaaaagggagaaattgaTAGGTTACAACTATCTtactttatgttttgatgatctaacaaacttactgcCAAGAACCAGACTAGGAACCAGTTACATACCTCAAGACCTTAAGATCGAAAGGTTCCAACTTGGAATATGCTTCAACTCTTCAAAGGTTCAAGACCTTTCAAATgttagtttggtggacccttatatTCTATCATTATTAACTCATCAATAAAAAACTAACATTTGAAaatcaagaaaagaaaaatgaagaatGGATGTAactatttttcataattttccttGTTTTTGAGTTGTCTTTCAGTGCCATTCATATTACATTTATGTCGTGTTTTCCATTTATATTAGTGTGGTTGTTGTATCAGTTAATTAACGGGAGAAAGAGTTTCTATCATTAAAGTAACGAGACGTGGTAGTAATATCTATAGAACTTAAAAGTCTTTATTCAATATATACAACAGGAAAAAAGAGCAGAACCATTTGCCTCACACATCTCTGCAATAAATACTAAGTACCACGTCTatctatctacatatatatatatatatatatatatatatatatatatatatatatataaaagagggAATGAAAGAGCTGAGGTGGCACCTCTCTTTGGCCTCAATAGTATTTATCTAATTTCTGGTTTTTTTGGCCTTTTAccttattttattaataaaaaaaattcaatatatTCATGAAGTTACAACATAATTTAATGTGTATTTACAACTGTAAAATAAATACCAACAAGGACAATGATGAATTGTGAAAGAAACAAAGAGGATTGTCAGATTTTAccatcttcttttctttttttctccttcttttaGTTAATTTCCTCTTCTTTAAATCCCTTACCTAACGTTTCGGTTATAGAATTAAGTTTCATCTTTTAGAGGAAGACGTTTAGGAAAATGAAAGATCAGAAAGTCCTATTCCCCTATTTAAGGTGTTTACACACAGTAACTCTCAAAATGAAACTGAAAAGGGTAAATTAAGCGTTCCCAATTTCTAAGTCTTTGTCTTCTGCAATCCATTCATATTTATTTTCGAGGATGTGAACACAGGTTGTTTGGACTTTGGAGTGGTGATTTTCCGTAGTTTACGAAGTATGTGAAACAGGATTCAACATGCaggaagtaaagaagatgcaGAACTATCATCCTTACAAGATTCCTTCTTCTAGTGATTTTAAAAGCGTAAAGTGAAGATGACCTCCTTCATCTTTCAAATGTGTTATATACTTCATGATTCATCTCTGTAAAGTTAGATTAGCTTAACAAAAGTCTATTTCTAACAGTAGTTTATTTCTACCATATAAATTACGTGGCGTAGCACTGTCATTTAGGGCTCTAATGTTCTAATTCTGATTATATATAACTGAGAGCCGAAAGCAAACTTGCGAGAATTTATCTGTAATATGTGTAATGAAGAGAATACTACCTATACATCAGAAATATATATAAGGGTAACCGCTTTCTACTATTTTATTTCCTCTGCTAATACTTTTATGTTCTTTCTTAAAATACAATTTGTATTTCATGTTTTCAAGTAAACATCAATGTTGCCAATCCAAGTAAGATGGGACTTGCTGAGGCAGAGTTATTGGTTAATCCATGACTAACGGGGCACAACTCTCAATTGCCCTGAGCATTAATTTTCTCTTGAATTAAtttgcttttatatatatatatgcacattcAATTTTTACTCCACGCTTTTTGGAATAAAATGTTGCATACCTCTCGGGAAGAGTTGAAGAATGATTGTTCTCAACGTTTTGCAATAATTAACTCAAATAGGCATGTTGTTAAATCTTTAACTTTACCGAGTAACTATGGGACATTCACAATGAGATGAGGagagtataattttttttattggttGTGCTATCAATTAGTTTTTGATTAATTCTTGAGCATATTTTCATGTAGGCTCTGCAATGTTAAATGaaaaacattttttttctttttctttttaaaacctTTTTCCAAAAAGagtgtgtaatgacccaaccggtcattttaacttttaaaaccacgttccctaaaaataaaacttccagtatgtgcttgtaatgatttatgacttgcggggatggttggttcgagatttggaagtgtttggggtgaaaccggaacacttagttccttaagttggccttaaagtgttaagtttgacttcggtcaacattttgagaaaacaaccccggaatagaattttgatgattccaacagctccgtatggtgattttggacttaggagcgtgttcgaaattttatttggaagtccgtagttaaattaggcttgaaatggctaaaaacaagaatttaagtttggaagtttgaccgatgagttgactttttgataccggagtcggaatccagtttcaaaaattttcatagctccgttatatcatttatgacttgtgtgtaaaatttgaggtcaatcggagttgatttgataggttccgacatcgaatgtagaagttgaaaactcttagtttcattaagcttgaattggggtataattcatggttttagcgttgtttaatgtgatttagagattcgactaagttcgtatgatattttaggacttgttggtatatttggttgaggtcccgagggcctcgggtgagtttcggatggttaacggatcaacaaTTGGACTTAAACATTTGCTGCAatttttttctcttctgctggaaattctgggctgagatcgagctcccatgattgatcgagctcccatgatcgagctcccatgatcgagctcgcaagatcgagctcccaaaaatcgagctcccataATCGAGCTcgtgagatcgagctcccaagatcgagctcccaagatcgagctcccatgatcgagcttccctgatcgagctccctgagatcgagctccttgatcgaactggacagagctgtaagttataaaaacagagggcattcatcccattcgccatttttaacaaattggagcttgagcagaggcgatttttgatagattttcaaggaaaagacattggggtaagtgattctaacttggaattggtctataaacataaatatatcattgttctcatcatttaattagtgttttgagattgaaatttgggaaattttagaaatctcatagaaacgaattttcgagatttcggtatcgattcggagtcagatttgagtgaaactggtatggtttgactcataattgaatgggtcatcgaattttataattttcgccggatttcgagacgtgggccccatggatgaatttttaattaatttcgagatttttatttaaaatatagtattttcttatagaattgattcctataatttttagtgattgtatcgaattattttggctagattcgagtctgacagagttggataatcgtggaaaaggccttatagtggattaaattggagcaagacgaagtaagtctcttgtctaatcttgtgagggagaaattacctcataggtgattaaaattaaataattgttgctaattgtggggggctacgtacgcacgaggtgacgagagtccgtgcgtagctactattaatgctaaagtccgggtagtttaggattcaaagcatgcattacttgtgtaaatagtattctttgattaattaatattaattgatatatatgaatatattgtgaattgttagataaagatattaaaggatggaaatctcataggcttgattttctgtttaaatcaattaattgttaaaagaaattgttctcctcccgaatttatcttataataaatatactctccttccggaggcacataagaaaatgtcctcctttcttgtggagcgggccgaacgcctcagcaggatagatgcatctatggattgtgccgcacgttcctcggcagtgtacacgacactagTTTCTAATATTTGTATGAAAGAGTGTAACATTTTAATAAACTACCATTGTTGTAATACATAATATGCTTTATTTTCAAGGTTACGAATCACACAGACTTACCTGTATAGAGTAAAGCATTCTTTACGCGTCACTGTATATTACATAAACTAAATTTAATATGATTTCTAGAGAAATTAATCAAGTTACAAAATACCATGATTCTTCTCATCATCCAAGGACAGAGATACATACTTGCCCGCAAACATGTCTCTCATATCCAAGGGCAATTTTTCCCCTTTCAAATctttgcaatatatatatatatatatatatatatatatatatatatatatatatatatatatatatatatatatccccacAAATCACAATATACTGATTTATCATCACATATCCTATCAATGAACTCTCCGAAACCTATATTATCACTCCCAAAATCCTGATCAACTGATTACCCTTCGTTGTTCCCACTATGATGAAAATCACGGAACTACACATCGCCATTATTCCCATCAAAAACCTGTATGATAGCATCATCGACAAAGCTACCGATCGCATTCCCTTTACTAAATAGGAACTTCTTCTCGGTGTTTCATAACCCCATTTGGTTTCAACTATTGCTATCACATAAGATAATAACCAGTTGACCTGCAGCCATAGCGGAAATGGTACTAGTATAATGGATGTGAAAATAACCAAAAATAAGAAGTGATTTGAATCGCATTTGAGCTCAGCTATAAACACCAAAACTAGCGTGAAAAGAAGAGTGATTGAAATAAAAATGGTACGCGATACAATGAAGGTAGAGAGAAGAAGGAACTTCTGATAGATTTAATAGAAAAACTGTTACAtctaagtttcaatgatgacaatagTGCAAATCTAATCGTATCTATCTGATTGAAGGAAATCAGGAAGTAGCACTACTTCAAGGGAAGTTTAAAGGCAATGATATCATAATGGAATCGAGATCAAAGGCAACATGAACAACGCTGAATCAAAGGAAGTCAAAGCAATGTCAAAGCCATCACAAAGGAAATAAAATCAGTCCAGATGTTTTAGTCTCAATCAAAGGATAACGAGGTTGTCTTAACAAGGAAACATATCAAGTGCAGATGCTATGGAAATGTCAAGCCATACTTCAAGGACTAGATTAGAATCAAAAGATTGATAAATCAAATCGAAGCCACAAATCACTCCTTGAATTTTGGATATGAAAAGGGAAGGATGTAAACGAATCCAGCCCATCTCACGTGCAGGATTCGGAGGTACCCCTTGGGTCAAATCTCTTAAAAGATTATGTGCCTCAATCAAAGATCAATTTACAACGGCTATTCAATATCTCTTATAAGAAGACGGGAAACTTCGATAAGAAGAAGTACGCAACTACACAAACCGTTGTTTAAGCCTTTCTAGTTCTTAGTACAAACACTATATTCTTGAGTCTACAAGTGTCACAAACGACAGGAAGAGTTAGAACACAAAGGAGAGTTATGTCAACATTACAAAAATCACTGTTGCTGAATATAGTTGATGGTGAACATACTAAATCATCACCATTGTAATCTTTTATCaaagatctaagagaacccttgAGACCCAAGGGAACTGGAGGTAGGTACCACACCAatactgaaccagtataaaaactaTTGTGCCTTCTTTACCTTTCCATTTGTTTATTTCATTCCTACAGAAATTGGTTCACTGTGCAAAACTCAGTTGACTAAACTCACACGTAGTCAATCAAGATTTTAATTGGCtacaattccccccccccccggtactttcaattggtatcagagcaaggctcATAAACTTTTCTTAACAACTAATGAGGAGAAGACCATGGGATCAAACATAGTTGTTGGAGCACTATTTCAAGAAGGAACCTCTCAGGTACGACCTTCATACTTCAACGGGCAACACTTTTCTCACTGGAAAGTACGTATAGAAACATACATTATGTCATATGACATTAAGGTTTGGCACGTGATAAAAAAGAGAAATCTTCCAATTCCACcaaagaaagatgaaaatggTCAAGTCATAGTATCAACTGATCCACTTGACTTAGATGACTACACCGATGAACAATCAGCCGCCATAACAGTGAATGCCAAAGCGAAAAATCTGCTGCATAATGCTATCAGTGGAGAAGAATATGAAAAGATATCAAGCTGCGAAATTGCTAAGGAAATGTGGGATAAATTAGAGGCCACGTATGAAGGAAccaacaaagtgaaagaaacGAGGATCAATCTCCTTATTCGGGACTATAAATTATTTCAAATGAAGGATGGAGAATCAGTAGAGGAAATATTTTTAAGATTCAGCAAAATCCTTGGAGATTTAAAATCATTTGGTAGACCAACAAAAAATGGAGAACATGTCAGAAAAATTCTAAAAAGTCTTCCCACGATTTGGCAACCCAAAGTTATTGCTCTAGAATGTCAGGATCTTGGCAAGATGGCCTATGATGAACTTAGAGGTGATCTAATTGCCTTCAAGAAAACTCATTTGGACAGGAAGATTCAACAGGAAAAGAAGAAAACAGTTGCATTCAAAGCAATTGTGGCTGAACCAGAAaatgaagaggaagaggaaggagGAGAACAGGATGAAAACATAGCCATGCTCTCTCAAGTTATAACAAGCATGAtgaggaaaaacataaatagcaaGAGAGGTAAATCTAACTTCAGAAAAGGAAGGatgaataatgataataataaaaaTGATTGAAGGTGCTATGAATGTGGGAAACATGAACACATTCAAGCTGAATGCCCTGAACTGAAGAAGAAACTCAGCAGGAACTTTCAAAAGAAAAAGTCTTTCGGAGCCTGGAGTGATGAAGAGGATTATGTCCATGAAGAAATTACAAATATGTGTTTCATGTCCATAAAATAAGACAGCAAGAAGGACTCAGGTGAACATGGGCTCATGGTAGACGAAGGAACGGATGAGGAAGAAGACTCAGGTGAACTTGGTCTTATGGCAGACGAAGGAACTAGTGAGGTACGTTTTCCTACATATCCGaatttttatgaacttcaagaattTGTTGATATTGCTCTTGCAGATATTGAGAGAGTTCTAAATAAACTCAGAAAaattgaaagagaaaagaaagactggGCCTTGAAGTTAGAAGTCTGTGAAATTGAGAATgatatgcttcaagatgaagttaatgaacttcaacttcaactgaATGGATTGCGAAAATCCTCGAGTCATAGTTCTGTCAAATCAAATCAGATTGCTCCTCATACATCTTTGATTAGGACTAGAAATCCTACTGCATGCTCCTATTGTGGCAAAAATGGTCATAACACTAACCAATGCAGGAATAGAATCAGAGTAGAAAGAGGCTCTGAAAATCCCAATAATCCTTCTTGCTTCTATTGCAAAAAACTTGGGCACACTTCTAACCGTTGCAGGTTCAAGGATAACAGGAGATGGGTCTGGCGACCTAAATCTTCTAGTCAAGCTAAAAATCAGAAATCTAACCGTTCAGGACCCAAGaaggcttgggtacctaaaaataaataatattgttTTGCAGGAACACCGCAAGAAGAATAGAAAAGGAATATGGTATCTTGACAGGGCGTGTTCCACACATATGACTGGTGACAAACAGTTATTCCAAACAGTCACCACACTAGATGGAGGAACAGTTACCTTTGGAGATAAATCAAAAGAAAATGTAATTGGAGTTGGAAAGGTTTCTCTCAGCTCAATATGTGATGTAGATAAAGAATACCTGGTTGATGAACTTGGTTACAATCTTCTCAGTATCAGTCAATTATATGACAATGACTATTAGGTTCGTTTTAAGAAACATTGTTGGTTTATAGAAGATGAATCATGTAAAGTTATTCTTTCTGGTAATAGAGACAGGAATGTCTATACTATT is a window from the Nicotiana tomentosiformis chromosome 10, ASM39032v3, whole genome shotgun sequence genome containing:
- the LOC138900264 gene encoding uncharacterized protein: MGSNIVVGALFQEGTSQVRPSYFNGQHFSHWKVRIETYIMSYDIKVWHVIKKRNLPIPPKKDENGQVIVSTDPLDLDDYTDEQSAAITVNAKAKNLLHNAISGEEYEKISSCEIAKEMWDKLEATYEGTNKVKETRINLLIRDYKLFQMKDGESVEEIFLRFSKILGDLKSFGRPTKNGEHVRKILKSLPTIWQPKVIALECQDLGKMAYDELRGDLIAFKKTHLDRKIQQEKKKTVAFKAIVAEPENEEEEEGGEQDENIAMLSQVITSMMRKNINSKRDSKKDSGEHGLMVDEGTDEEEDSGELGLMADEGTSEVRFPTYPNFYELQEFVDIALADIERVLNKLRKIEREKKDWALKLEVCEIENDMLQDEVNELQLQLNGLRKSSSHSSVKSNQIAPHTSLIRTRNPTACSYCGKNGHNTNQCRNRIRVERGSENPNNPSCFYCKKLGHTSNRCRFKDNRRWEHRKKNRKGIWYLDRACSTHMTGDKQLFQTVTTLDGGTVTFGDKSKENVIGVGKVRFKKHCWFIEDESCKVILSGNRDRNVYTISNVDNLGKQICLASMIDDPWIFSKDHICDACQLGKQTRSSFKIKNIVSTIKPLQLLHMDLFGPTRTASIGDRKYAFVIVDDFSCFTWVNFLSHKYEDLRNFEVLCKKVQRKKGYYIFTIRNDHGGEFESRAFENFCNDQGISHNFYSPRSPQ